One window of the Benincasa hispida cultivar B227 chromosome 3, ASM972705v1, whole genome shotgun sequence genome contains the following:
- the LOC120072885 gene encoding class I heat shock protein-like, producing MSLIPSLFGNRGVFDPFLSDLWAPASVGEVSSFANTQIDWKETPEAHIFKADLPGLKKEEVKVEVEDGGVLQISGERGVEKEEKNEKWHRVERGKGKFLRRFRLPHNAKVDEVKAGMENGVLTVTVTKVPEKKPAIKSVEISG from the coding sequence ATGTCTCTAATTCCTAGTCTGTTTGGCAACAGGGGCGTCTTCGACCCCTTCTTGTCGGATCTCTGGGCACCGGCCAGCGTCGGCGAAGTGTCCTCATTCGCTAACACGCAGATCGATTGGAAGGAGACCCCAGAGGCCCATATTTTCAAGGCCGATCTGCCGGGGTTGAAGAAGGAGGAGGTGAAAGTGGAGGTGGAGGACGGCGGTGTGCTTCAGATCAGCGGCGAGAGGGGGGTGGAGAAGGAGGAGAAGAACGAGAAGTGGCACCGTGTTGAGAGGGGGAAAGGGAAGTTCCTGAGGAGATTCAGGTTGCCGCATAATGCTAAAGTGGATGAGGTGAAGGCGGGGATGGAGAATGGGGTTCTGACGGTCACTGTCACGAAGGTGCCGGAGAAGAAGCCGGCGATCAAATCGGTTGAAATATCGGGCTGA
- the LOC120074247 gene encoding copper transporter 2-like, which produces MESMPMSPPAMDGNTSMNNSIGDSPMMTPMTTTNMQMSFYWGKDAVVLFSGWPKESLGLYILAFFFIFLLAFAVEFLSHTPPNKLSKSPIASASIQAVVYAFRTSLVYLVMLAVMSFNVGIFIAAVAGHTLGFFVVKVRALTVAKGTDSNEV; this is translated from the coding sequence ATGGAATCTATGCCCATGTCTCCTCCAGCCATGGATGGCAACACCAGCATGAACAACTCAATCGGTGATTCTCCAATGATGACGCCGATGACGACGACAAATATGCAGATGAGTTTCTATTGGGGCAAAGATGCTGTGGTTCTATTTTCCGGGTGGCCTAAAGAGAGCCTTGGCTTATACATATTggccttcttcttcatcttcctgCTGGCCTTCGCGGTCGAGTTCTTGAGCCACACGCCGCCAAACAAGCTCAGTAAGAGCCCCATCGCCAGCGCTTCCATTCAGGCCGTCGTCTACGCTTTCAGGACAAGCTTGGTTTATCTAGTTATGTTGGCTGTTATGTCTTTCAACGTTGGGATCTTTATAGCAGCTGTGGCAGGCCATACTCTTGGATTTTTTGTAGTCAAAGTTCGTGCTCTTACTGTTGCAAAGGGGACTGATTCTAATGAAGTTTGA
- the LOC120073153 gene encoding peptidyl-prolyl cis-trans isomerase PASTICCINO1, with the protein MAVDTEQELLPQKKNEPSEDEKRKAKIVPGSLMKALIRPGGGESTPSEGDQVVYHCTIRTLDGFVVESTRLESGGKGTPTRHVLGKSKMILGLLEGIPTMLKGEVAMFKMKPQMHYGEEDCPVSVSSSFPKEDELHFEIEMIDFFKAKVVSNDFGVVKKVIREGQGWESPREPYEIKVWVSARTGDGKVILSHTTGEPYFFTFGKSEVPKGLEMGIGMMTRGEKAVIFVTSQYLTPSPLITVEDGVEEVHFEVELVHFIQVRDMLGDGRLIKRRIRDGKGDFPMDCPLHDSLLRVHYKAMLVEDKRVFYDTKVDNDGQPLEFRSGEGLVPEGFEMSVRLMLPGEIALVTCPPDYAYDKFPRPADVPAGAHVQWEIELLGFEMPKEWDGLDFKSIMDEAEKIRNTGNRLFKEGKFELAKAKYEKVLREFNHVNPQDDEEGKVFSNTRNLLNLNVAACYLKLGECRKSIEMCNKVIDANPANAKALYRRGMAYMTLGDFEEARNDFEMMKKVDKSSEADATSALLKLKQKEQEVEKKARKQFKGLFDKKPGEISEVGDGDREGHNSGEIQENSDKLEENEDDKSSEFSDDSTADDHPRDWLTRFWPAGRRIFSALGLNRCSIL; encoded by the exons ATGGCAGTTGATACAGAGCAGGAGCTATTACCTCAGAAAAAGAACGAACCTTCTGAGGATGAGAAGAG GAAAGCCAAAATCGTGCCGGGAAGCTTGATGAAAGCTTTGATCAGACCCGGAGGTGGTGAATCAACACCGTCGGAAGGTGATCAG GTTGTCTATCACTGCACCATACGGACACTTGATGGATTTGTTGTTGAATCCACTCGATTAGAATCTGGAG GGAAGGGAACTCCAACAAGGCATGTTTTAGGCAAAAGCAAAATGATACTGGGATTGCTAGAAGGTATTCCGACAATGTTGAAAGGTGAAGTTGCTATG TTCAAGATGAAACCTCAAATGCACTATGGTGAAGAGGACTGCCCGGTTTCAGTCAGTAGCAGCTTCCCGAAGGAAGATGAACTGCATTTTGAGATTGAGATGATAGATTTCTTTAAGGCCAAG GTTGTAAGCAATGATTTTGGCGTTGTGAAGAAG GTTATACGTGAGGGGCAGGGTTGGGAATCACCAAGGGAACCTTACGAGATAAAAGTCTG GGTTTCTGCTAGGACAGGTGACGGGAAAGTGATTTTATCGCACACAACTGGAGAGCCATATTTTTTCACTTTTGGAAAGTCAGAG GTTCCTAAAGGTCTAGAAATGGGAATTGGAATGATGACACGAGGAGAAAAGGCAGTAATCTTTGTCACTAGTCAATATTTAACTCCATCTCCTCTGATTACGGTGGAGGATGGTGTTGAAGAAGTTCATTTTGAAGTCGAGCTTGTCCACTTCATTCAG GTAAGAGACATGCTTGGAGATGGACGCCTGATCAAACGTCGCATTCGTGATGGAAAAG GTGATTTTCCAATGGATTGCCCCCTTCATGACAGTCTACTACGTGTTCATTACAAGGCCATGCTGGTTGAAGATAAGAGAGTTTTCTATGACACGAAAGTTGATAATGATGGTCAGCCTTTGGAATTCCGATCTGGAGAAGGGCTT GTGCCTGAGGGATTTGAAATGTCTGTCCGTTTGATGCTGCCTGGAGAAATAGCCCTAGTTACTTGCCCTCCAGATTATGCGTATGACAAGTTTCCAAG GCCAGCTGATGTTCCAGCAGGTGCTCATGTTCAATGGGAAATTGAACTTCTTGGTTTTGAAATGCCAAAG GAATGGGATGGTCTGGACTTCAAGAGCATAATGGATGAAGCAGAGAAGATCAGAAACACG GGCAACAGACTCTTCAAGGAAGGGAAATTTGAACTTGCTAAAGCCAAGTATGAGAAG GTGCTTCGTGAATTTAATCATGTCAATCCACAAGACgatgaagaaggaaaagttttttCTAATACCCGA AATTTGTTAAATCTGAATGTCGCTGCCTGCTACTTGAAACTGGGAGAATGCAGGAAGTCTATTGAGATGTGTAACAAG GTTATAGATGCAAACCCTGCAAATGCGAAGGCTTTGTACCGTCGAGGAATGGCCTACATGACCCTTGGAGATTTTGAGGAAGCAAGGAACGACTTTGAAATG ATGAAAAAAGTTGATAAATCATCTGAAGCGGATGCCACATCAGCCCTCCTAAAACTGAAACAAAAGGAACAG GAAGTGGAGAAGAAAGCAAGGAAACAGTTCAAAGGACTATTTGACAAAAAACCGGGGGAAATTTCAGAGGTTGGAGATGGAGATAGAGAAGGTCATAACTCAGGTGAAATCCAGGAAAACTCTGATAAGTTAGAAGAAAACGAGGATGACAAATCCTCTGAATTTAGTGATGATAGTACAGCAGATGACCATCCAAGGGATTGGTTAACCCGCTTCTGGCCTGCCGGTAGACGAATATTTTCAGCCCTTGGGCTGAATAGATGTTCCATACTATAG
- the LOC120074432 gene encoding 7-deoxyloganetic acid glucosyltransferase-like, whose product MGLSPTDHVILFPFPAKGHIKPFLCLARLLCNAGLRVTFLNTEHHHRNIHNLTHLAAQLPSLHFQSISDGLPPSEPQNLLDGKLFKSMPQVTKPLFRELLLSYDNGTSPITCVITDVILRFPMDVAQELGIPVFCFSTFSARFLFLYFSIPKLLEDGQIPYPVGNSNQQLHGIPGGEGLLRCKDLPGYWSVEAVAKHNPMNFVNQTLATSKSCGLILNTFEELEAPFVTSLSKIYNKVYTIGPIHSLLKNLVQSQCEFWKEDHSCLAWLDSQAPRSVMFISFGSLVKLTSSQLREFWNGLVNSGKAFLLVLRSDVLIEEAGEEDEKQRELVIREITMETKEEGRWVIVNWAPQEEVLSHEAIGGFLTHSGWNSTLESLAVGVRMISWPQIGDQPSNATWLTKVWKIGVQMEDLYDRSTVETMVRSIMEHQDQKMENAIAELAKLAKDRVSKDGTSYRNLQRLVEDIKEIKLN is encoded by the exons ATGGGGCTTTCTCCTACCGATCATGTTATCCTTTTTCCCTTTCCAGCCAAAGGCCACATCAAGCCCTTCCTCTGTCTCGCCCGCCTCCTCTGCAACGCCGGTCTCCGAGTCACCTTCCTCAACACCGAACACCACCACCGTAACATCCACAATCTCACCCACCTCGCCGCCCAACTTCCCTCCCTTCATTTCCAATCCATTTCCGATGGCCTCCCGCCATCTGAACCCCAAAATCTTCTCGACGGAAAGCTCTTTAAATCCATGCCCCAAGTCACCAAACCCCTCTTCCGGGAACTTCTCCTCTCCTACGATAATGGAACTTCTCCCATCACTTGTGTTATTACAGATGTCATTCTTCGTTTTCCAATGGATGTAGCTCAAGAATTGGGTATCCCTGTATTTTGCTTCTCCACTTTCAGTGCCCGTTTCTTGTTTCTTTACTTCTCCATTCCCAAGCTTCTTGAAGATGGACAGATTCCGTACCCAG TGGGAAATTCAAACCAACAACTCCATGGCATTCCTGGGGGAGAAGGTCTTTTAAGATGTAAAGATTTGCCAGGATATTGGTCAGTCGAAGCTGTAGCAAAACACAACCCAATGAACTTTGTGAACCAAACTTTGGCCACATCTAAATCCTGTGGTCTAATTCTCAACACATTCGAGGAACTCGAAGCTCCATTTGTGACGAGTCTTTCAAAGATATATAACAAAGTTTACACAATTGGACCGATTCACTCTCTGTTGAAGAACTTAGTCCAATCCCAGTGTGAATTTTGGAAAGAAGATCACAGTTGCTTGGCATGGCTCGACTCACAGGCTCCAAGATCCGTGATGTTCATCAGTTTCGGGAGTTTGGTGAAGTTAACGAGCTCGCAATTGAGGGAGTTTTGGAATGGGTTAGTGAATAGCGGAAAGGCATTTTTGTTGGTGTTGAGATCAGATGTGTTAATTGAAGAAGCAGGGGAAGAAGATGAGAAACAGAGagaattggttattagagagaTAACTATGGAAACGAAGGAAGAGGGAAGATGGGTGATTGTGAATTGGGCTCCGCAAGAAGAGGTTTTGAGCCACGAAGCCATTGGTGGGTTCTTGACTCATTCAGGATGGAACTCAACATTGGAGAGCCTGGCTGTTGGGGTTCGTATGATCTCTTGGCCGCAAATTGGAGACCAACCCAGTAACGCAACCTGGCTCACTAAGGTCTGGAAAATTGGGGTTCAAATGGAGGATTTATATGACCGCTCTACCGTTGAGACCATGGTTAGGTCTATAATGGAACATCAAGATCAGAAAATGGAGAATGCCATTGCAGAATTAGCAAAACTAGCCAAGGATAGAGTTAGTAAAGATGGGACATCCTATCGAAATTTACAACGTTTGGTTGAAGatattaaagaaattaaactaaattaa